A genomic region of Zea mays cultivar B73 chromosome 6, Zm-B73-REFERENCE-NAM-5.0, whole genome shotgun sequence contains the following coding sequences:
- the LOC732786 gene encoding putative laccase precursor — protein sequence MAGGRRLSPACLLRRLTVALVVLTALPELAAARTRRYTFNVTMATVTRLCVTKSVPTVNGRFPGPRLVVREGDRLVVQVHNNINSNVTFHWHGVRQLRSGWADGPSYITQCPIRPGQSYAYDFRIVGQRGTLWWHAHFSWLRATLYGPLVILPPRGVPYPFPKPHRQVTLMLGEWFNADPEAVIKQALQTGGAPNVSDAYTFNGLPGPTYNCSSAAGDDTFRLRVRPGRTYLLRLVNAALNDELFFAVANHTLTVVQADASYVKPFAAATLVISPGQTMDVLLTASASAAAAAPSSAFAIAVAPYTNTVGTFDNTTAVAAVEYGPHQSAAAPLRSLPLPALPRYNDTAAVANFSAMFRSLASARYPARVPRTVDRRFFFTVGLGADPCRSRVNGTCQGPNGTRFAASMNNVSFAMPRTASLLQAHYQRRYSGVLAANFPAVPPTRFDYTGAPPNNTFVTHGTRVVPLSFNTTVEVVLQDTSVLGAESHPLHLHGYDFFVVGTGFGNYDATNDTARYNLVDPVQRNTVSVPTAGWVAIRFVADNPGVWIMHCHLDVHLTWGLAMAWLVNDGPLPNQKLPPPPSDIPRC from the exons ATGGCCGGCGGCCGTCGTCTCTCCCCTGCGTGCCTCCTTCGTCGTCTCACCGTCGCCCTCGTGGTCCTCACCGCCCTGCCGGAGCTCGCCGCTGCCCGCACCCGCCGCTACACGTTCAAT GTGACTATGGCAACGGTGACGCGCCTGTGCGTGACGAAGAGCGTCCCCACGGTGAACGGGCGGTTCCCGGGGCCGAGGCTCGTCGTGCGCGAGGGAGACCGACTCGTGGTGCAGGTCCACAACAACATCAACAGCAACGTAACGTTCCACTG GCACGGCGTCCGGCAGCTGCGCAGCGGGTGGGCGGACGGGCCGTCCTACATCACGCAGTGCCCGATCCGGCCCGGCCAGAGCTACGCCTACGACTTCCGCATCGTGGGGCAGCGCGGCACGCTCTGGTGGCACGCGCACTTCTCCTGGCTCCGCGCCACGCTCTACGGCCCGCTAGTCATCCTCCCGCCGCGCGGCGTCCCCTACCCGTTCCCAAAGCCCCACAGACAAGTCACCCTCATGCTCG GTGAGTGGTTCAACGCGGACCCGGAGGCCGTCATCAAGCAGGCGCTGCAGACCGGCGGGGCCCCGAACGTCTCCGACGCCTACACCTTCAACGGCCTGCCTGGCCCCACCTACAACTGCTCCTCCGCCGCCGGCGACGACACGTTCAGGCTGCGGGTGAGGCCCGGCCGGACGTACTTGCTGCGCCTCGTCAACGCGGCGCTCAACGACGAGCTCTTCTTCGCGGTGGCCAACCACACGCTGACGGTGGTGCAGGCGGACGCCAGCTACGTCAAGCCGTTCGCGGCCGCCACGCTGGTCATCTCGCCGGGGCAGACCATGGACGTGCTCCtcaccgcctccgcctccgccgccgccgccgccccgtcgTCCGCCTTCGCCATCGCCGTCGCGCCCTACACCAACACCGTCGGCACGTTCGACAACACCACCGCCGTCGCCGCCGTCGAGTACGGCCCGCACCAGTCCGCCGCGGCGCCGCTCCGGAGCCTGCCCTTGCCGGCGCTCCCGCGGTACAACGACACGGCCGCGGTGGCCAACTTCTCGGCCATGTTCCGGAGCCTCGCGAGCGCGCGGTACCCGGCGCGCGTGCCGCGGACCGTGGACCGCAGGTTCTTCTTCACCGTCGGGCTGGGCGCGGACCCGTGCCGGAGCCGCGTCAACGGCACGTGCCAGGGCCCCAACGGCACCAGGTTCGCCGCGTCCATGAACAACGTGTCCTTCGCCATGCCCAGGACCGCCTCCCTCCTGCAGGCGCACTACCAGCGCCGCTACAGCGGCGTGCTCGCGGCCAACTTCCCCGCCGTGCCGCCCACGCGCTTCGACTACACCGGCGCGCCGCCCAACAACACGTTCGTCACCCACGGCACCCGGGTCGTGCCGCTCAGCTTCAACACCACCGTCGAGGTGGTGCTGCAGGACACCAGCGTCCTGGGCGCCGAGAGCCACCCGCTGCACCTGCACGGCTACGACTTCTTCGTCGTCGGCACGGGCTTCGGCAACTACGACGCCACCAACGACACCGCCAGGTACAACCTCGTCGACCCGGTGCAGCGGAACACCGTCAGCGTCCCCACCGCCGGCTGGGTCGCCATCCGATTCGTCGCCGACAACCCCG GCGTGTGGATCATGCATTGCCACCTGGACGTGCACCTGACCTGGGGTCTGGCAATGGCGTGGCTCGTCAACGACGGGCCGCTGCCCAACCAGAAGCTGCCACCTCCACCGTCCGATATCCCCAGGTGTTGA
- the LOC100273312 gene encoding uncharacterized protein LOC100273312 — protein MRPHQASKTECCRCRSETTKGLSCERKIGRRRGTPPRLPFGPRIWAWELHPAVRDSAVASLWVELLELLTMDTSSPRIHLLPRPCFSAAPLLGCKPSASF, from the exons ATGCGCCCCCACCAAGCATCCAAGACAGAGTGTTGTCGCTGTCGGTCAGAGACGACGAAGGGACTCAGCTGTGAGCGGAAGATTGGGCGCCGCCGCGGGACCCCGCCTAGGTTGCCGTTCGGGCCTCGGATCTGGGCCTGGGAGCTTCACCCTGCGGTGCGTGACTCAGCCGTGGCCTCGTTGTGGGTAGAGCTCTTGGAATTGCTCACCATGGATACGTCGTCGCCGCGGATCCACCTGTTGCCGCGGCCCTGCTTCTCTGCTGCCCCATTACTG GGGTGCAAACCATCCGCGAGTTTCTAA